Proteins encoded in a region of the Marinococcus sp. PL1-022 genome:
- the mreC gene encoding rod shape-determining protein MreC yields the protein MPHFFNNKRLIILMVSIILLVILVGFSMRERESVPWPEEFVRDSVGVFQSTISRPAHFAANRFEAVENLLDTYEENKTLKQQLEKYAATSAELENTRQENETLRESADTQEMLSDYESRQALVVYRNPDRWTQTIGINQGTQNGIEQDMAVVTNEGLIGRVAEASEFSSTVQLLSDGERTNRISASVTAGDETVNAFIEGWDEDRDGLMLRKIRSDAEIEEGQQVVTSGMGGAFPSGIPIGEVKSIEPDEYGLTYNALIEPAADFSDLTYVNVLDRNIEDLSEEFPSLEEDQEQEDEEEEAVDPVGEEGGGGS from the coding sequence ATGCCGCACTTTTTTAACAACAAGCGATTGATCATCTTGATGGTAAGCATTATTCTTCTTGTTATACTCGTAGGGTTTTCCATGAGGGAACGGGAATCGGTGCCGTGGCCTGAAGAGTTCGTAAGAGACTCTGTAGGCGTTTTTCAGTCGACCATCAGCCGCCCGGCTCACTTTGCAGCTAATCGCTTCGAAGCTGTGGAAAATTTATTGGATACATACGAGGAAAATAAAACGCTTAAGCAACAGCTGGAAAAATACGCTGCCACTTCGGCAGAGCTTGAAAACACCCGTCAGGAAAATGAAACGCTCCGGGAATCGGCAGATACGCAGGAAATGCTGAGTGACTATGAAAGCCGCCAGGCGCTTGTCGTCTATCGTAATCCTGACCGCTGGACGCAGACGATCGGTATTAATCAGGGCACCCAGAACGGTATTGAACAGGATATGGCCGTGGTTACGAATGAAGGTCTTATCGGACGTGTGGCGGAGGCTTCTGAATTTTCCTCCACTGTTCAATTATTATCCGACGGGGAACGGACAAACCGTATCAGCGCCAGTGTGACTGCTGGTGATGAGACGGTTAATGCTTTCATTGAAGGATGGGATGAAGACCGGGACGGCCTTATGCTCCGGAAAATCCGCAGTGATGCAGAAATTGAAGAAGGCCAGCAGGTAGTTACCTCAGGGATGGGCGGAGCTTTTCCAAGCGGTATTCCAATCGGGGAAGTAAAAAGCATAGAACCGGATGAATACGGTTTAACGTATAACGCCCTTATTGAACCAGCGGCAGACTTCAGTGATTTAACGTACGTGAACGTCCTGGATCGGAACATTGAAGATTTGAGTGAAGAATTTCCTTCCCTTGAGGAAGACCAGGAGCAGGAGGATGAAGAGGAAGAAGCCGTGGATCCGGTCGGTGAAGAAGGCGGCGGGGGCTCATGA
- the pstC gene encoding phosphate ABC transporter permease subunit PstC: protein MEDRSKLSVSERIEQRTKGSGSSSFTEKLMPVVFFICALISILTTVGIVFTLLFETVTFFSNVPFADFFASTEWYPFFSDPQYGIWPLVNGTLMIAGIAMLVAVPFGLGAAIYLSEYASEKVRKTVKPILEVLAGIPTIVYGFFALTFVTPILRSIIPGMDIYNALSPGIVVGVMIIPMIASLSEDAMSSVPNSIRQGAFALGATRMEVTVKVVMPAALSGIVASFVLGVSRAIGETMIVTVAGGASPTMTVDPTGAVQTMTAYIVQVTQGDAGYGTPIYYSIYAVGMTLFIFTLMMNLLAHYISRRFREDY, encoded by the coding sequence ATGGAAGATCGTTCAAAACTCTCGGTCAGTGAACGAATCGAACAAAGAACAAAGGGTTCGGGATCCTCGAGTTTTACGGAAAAGTTAATGCCGGTTGTTTTTTTCATTTGTGCTTTGATATCTATTCTTACTACGGTCGGCATCGTTTTTACTCTTTTATTTGAAACAGTGACGTTTTTCAGCAACGTTCCGTTTGCCGATTTTTTTGCTTCTACAGAGTGGTATCCGTTTTTTTCCGATCCTCAGTACGGCATTTGGCCTCTGGTGAATGGAACACTGATGATAGCGGGAATCGCTATGCTGGTAGCCGTGCCTTTTGGTCTGGGAGCAGCCATTTATTTGAGTGAATATGCATCCGAAAAGGTGCGTAAAACAGTAAAGCCTATTCTTGAGGTGCTGGCAGGCATACCGACGATTGTGTATGGTTTTTTTGCCCTCACGTTTGTTACACCAATTCTGCGCTCCATTATACCGGGGATGGACATTTATAATGCATTGAGTCCGGGGATTGTAGTAGGGGTAATGATTATTCCAATGATTGCGAGTCTTTCAGAAGATGCAATGAGCTCTGTTCCAAATTCAATCCGCCAGGGTGCTTTTGCTTTAGGAGCCACCCGGATGGAAGTGACTGTAAAGGTAGTGATGCCGGCGGCATTATCAGGGATTGTTGCTTCTTTTGTTCTGGGAGTATCCCGGGCGATCGGAGAAACAATGATCGTAACGGTAGCCGGCGGGGCAAGTCCAACAATGACAGTAGATCCCACAGGAGCCGTGCAGACGATGACTGCGTACATTGTGCAGGTGACTCAGGGAGACGCAGGGTATGGTACGCCGATTTATTACAGCATCTACGCTGTCGGTATGACATTGTTTATCTTCACGCTAATGATGAACCTGCTGGCTCACTACATTTCTCGACGATTCCGGGAGGATTACTAA
- a CDS encoding Rne/Rng family ribonuclease → MELIANMKSGEARAALKHNGRVTEFFFESAMDDTAAGEIYKGRVVDVLPGMDAAFIDIGKGKKGYLHRDNIMSYRLLKEPLAEKKQRGIKDFIKKGEYLFVQVVKEETSSKGAKLKENLSLPGKYCVYLPDEPGLFISQKVEESVKEEWLEQEEALPLNGDGLIMRTEGTTQSLDVIKKEIFQLQSLWQDIVIRGEELSSPGKVSQEEHFLTKCLTSTPLEHVKRIAVDTREAVETAKAHFSGWEPEKRPEFILFKRPENIFSKENVEIELERALKPVAWLKSGGFLQIEKTEMCITIDVNTGRFTGKHDLEHTIVKTNLEAAAEVMHQLRVRNLSGMVMIDFIRMNQEKDRQHLIQVLEEKAAEDPQKIRIAGFSRLGIVELTRQRSRQSLEEHMLEPFGTEYGKGWRLSEKELMERSKRMLGAWIEEDVDAIVLEVPDRLLAREGRALHDDLQQVVPGRLFIVSEPKEQEIVVRYAGSLEVAEQRNQALKAQMKQRGIDFRF, encoded by the coding sequence ATGGAATTAATTGCAAATATGAAATCCGGGGAAGCAAGAGCGGCCCTGAAACATAATGGAAGAGTGACAGAGTTCTTCTTCGAGTCCGCAATGGATGACACGGCGGCCGGAGAAATCTATAAAGGGAGAGTAGTGGATGTGCTTCCGGGCATGGATGCTGCATTTATTGATATCGGCAAAGGGAAAAAAGGATATCTGCACCGGGACAATATTATGTCGTACCGGCTGCTGAAGGAGCCGCTCGCTGAAAAAAAACAGCGGGGAATTAAAGATTTCATTAAAAAAGGGGAATATTTATTTGTGCAGGTCGTGAAGGAAGAAACGTCCAGCAAGGGTGCAAAGCTTAAAGAAAATTTATCACTGCCGGGAAAATACTGTGTGTATCTGCCGGATGAGCCGGGACTGTTTATTTCACAAAAGGTGGAGGAATCTGTTAAGGAAGAATGGCTCGAACAGGAAGAAGCGCTGCCGCTCAATGGAGACGGCCTGATTATGCGTACGGAAGGAACGACACAGTCGCTGGATGTGATTAAGAAGGAAATTTTCCAGCTTCAGAGCCTGTGGCAGGATATCGTTATTCGGGGAGAGGAGCTGTCTTCACCGGGAAAGGTATCGCAGGAGGAGCACTTTTTAACAAAATGTCTGACTTCGACACCTCTGGAACACGTGAAAAGGATCGCTGTGGATACAAGAGAAGCGGTGGAGACAGCAAAAGCACACTTCAGCGGATGGGAGCCGGAAAAGCGTCCGGAATTTATTCTTTTTAAGCGTCCCGAAAATATTTTTTCAAAAGAAAATGTGGAGATTGAGCTCGAGCGTGCCTTAAAGCCTGTAGCGTGGCTGAAAAGCGGGGGCTTTTTACAGATTGAAAAAACAGAAATGTGCATCACAATTGATGTGAATACGGGAAGGTTTACCGGAAAACATGATCTCGAGCACACGATTGTAAAAACAAACCTCGAAGCTGCCGCAGAAGTGATGCATCAATTGCGTGTGAGAAATCTCTCCGGCATGGTAATGATTGACTTTATACGAATGAATCAAGAAAAAGACCGGCAGCATTTAATACAGGTACTGGAGGAAAAAGCCGCTGAGGATCCGCAGAAAATCCGGATTGCCGGCTTTTCCCGTCTCGGTATCGTGGAGTTGACCCGTCAGCGTTCCCGCCAGAGTCTCGAGGAACACATGCTTGAACCCTTCGGAACAGAGTACGGCAAAGGATGGAGGCTGTCGGAAAAAGAACTGATGGAAAGATCAAAACGGATGCTCGGCGCCTGGATAGAGGAAGATGTGGATGCGATCGTGCTGGAGGTGCCGGACCGTCTGCTCGCCCGGGAAGGCAGAGCGTTGCATGATGACCTTCAGCAAGTAGTTCCGGGACGCTTATTTATCGTCTCTGAACCGAAGGAGCAGGAGATCGTTGTCCGCTATGCTGGAAGCCTTGAAGTGGCAGAACAAAGAAATCAGGCTTTGAAGGCTCAAATGAAGCAGCGGGGAATTGACTTTCGTTTTTAA
- the minC gene encoding septum site-determining protein MinC — MTNSNGNYVTIKGTKEGLTIVLNDQCSFHELLEELKKKIEREQRLFENGPQVEVRVDAGNRYLSKSHEEEITEVLNKTGSVRVHEVHSNVITKDEAQEVIEKATVTSVIQIVRSGQVLRKTGDILIIGDVNPGGVVEATGNIYVIGALKGIARAGTEGESHAVVCASVMIPKQISISDTYYYAPEKHEKQEQKPAIEGPGYAYVTGEEYNAIAFEETKMLGHYLRSVSYT; from the coding sequence ATGACGAATAGCAATGGAAATTATGTAACGATTAAAGGTACTAAAGAAGGTTTAACCATTGTATTAAATGATCAGTGCTCTTTTCATGAACTTCTTGAGGAATTGAAGAAGAAGATTGAACGGGAGCAGCGTTTGTTTGAAAACGGACCGCAAGTGGAAGTCCGTGTGGACGCCGGGAACCGTTATTTAAGTAAAAGTCACGAAGAAGAAATTACGGAAGTTCTGAACAAAACGGGTTCAGTACGGGTGCATGAAGTTCATTCGAACGTGATAACAAAAGATGAAGCACAAGAAGTAATTGAAAAAGCAACAGTAACGTCTGTGATACAGATTGTCCGCTCCGGACAGGTGCTCCGCAAAACAGGTGATATCCTTATTATCGGTGATGTCAATCCCGGCGGAGTGGTCGAAGCAACGGGGAACATCTATGTTATCGGTGCATTAAAAGGGATAGCCAGAGCCGGCACAGAAGGAGAAAGTCATGCTGTGGTATGTGCCTCTGTGATGATCCCTAAACAAATTTCTATTTCGGACACCTATTACTACGCTCCGGAAAAGCACGAAAAGCAGGAGCAGAAGCCTGCGATTGAAGGACCGGGGTATGCGTATGTCACCGGAGAAGAATACAATGCAATCGCATTCGAGGAAACAAAAATGCTCGGGCATTATTTACGCTCGGTCTCATATACATAA
- the pstA gene encoding phosphate ABC transporter permease PstA, which yields MKFANTAAQQRVHDEEVQGLSRRNIWNKIFKGVCFTATAFSILMLLVLLIRILTQGIGFLDWGLIVNFASRNAEDAGLLAALAGTIWLMMVAAPVSFILGVGTAVYLEEYAPSNKFTNLLQTNISNLAGVPSVVFGLLGLTIFNRLMGMGASVVAGGLTLSLLVLPIIVVASREAISAVPTDVKHASYAMGATKWQTIFRIVIPTALPGVLTGTILALSRAIGETAPILVLGALTYVAATPSGLLSSFTAMPVQIYNWTGRPQQEFQDIAAAGIIILLLMLLFMNSIAVFIRSKFQKRF from the coding sequence ATGAAATTTGCAAATACAGCAGCACAACAGAGAGTGCATGATGAAGAAGTACAGGGACTAAGCAGAAGAAATATTTGGAATAAAATATTCAAAGGCGTTTGTTTTACAGCTACTGCATTTAGCATACTGATGCTTCTCGTATTGCTGATACGAATACTCACTCAAGGAATTGGCTTTCTGGACTGGGGGCTTATCGTAAACTTTGCCTCAAGAAATGCAGAGGATGCAGGATTGTTAGCTGCTTTAGCCGGTACGATCTGGCTTATGATGGTGGCAGCTCCGGTTTCCTTTATTTTGGGCGTTGGAACGGCAGTGTATCTGGAAGAGTACGCCCCAAGCAATAAATTTACCAACCTGCTTCAAACGAATATTTCCAATCTTGCCGGCGTTCCCTCCGTCGTTTTCGGGTTATTGGGGCTTACGATATTTAACCGTCTGATGGGAATGGGAGCAAGTGTGGTAGCAGGTGGTCTGACGCTTTCACTGCTTGTTCTTCCAATTATCGTGGTGGCTTCCAGGGAGGCTATCAGCGCGGTTCCGACAGATGTTAAGCATGCCTCCTACGCGATGGGAGCAACAAAATGGCAGACGATCTTCAGAATTGTTATTCCTACAGCTTTACCAGGAGTGCTTACAGGTACGATTTTAGCTTTATCCCGGGCCATTGGGGAGACAGCACCAATTTTAGTGCTCGGTGCCTTAACATACGTTGCCGCTACACCTTCCGGTTTACTTTCAAGTTTCACGGCAATGCCGGTACAGATTTACAACTGGACTGGGCGCCCGCAACAGGAATTTCAGGATATTGCGGCAGCAGGAATTATCATTTTATTGCTGATGCTTTTATTTATGAATTCAATTGCTGTATTTATCAGAAGCAAATTCCAAAAACGATTCTAA
- a CDS encoding ribosomal-processing cysteine protease Prp, producing the protein MIRVTVSRDGAEHIRSVTMTGHAESGPYGYDLVCAGASAVSFGAVNAMASLCHTDPTVDLGTEGGYFHCVLPEESTEEDKRQMQLLAEGMIISLETIAEQYGEFISIEEHRR; encoded by the coding sequence ATGATACGGGTCACTGTTAGCCGCGACGGGGCAGAGCATATTCGTTCTGTTACCATGACCGGTCATGCTGAATCAGGTCCCTACGGCTATGATCTAGTATGCGCCGGTGCCTCGGCAGTATCTTTTGGAGCTGTAAATGCAATGGCATCTCTCTGCCATACAGATCCCACAGTGGATTTAGGCACAGAAGGCGGTTATTTTCATTGCGTGCTTCCGGAAGAAAGCACCGAAGAGGATAAACGCCAGATGCAGCTGTTGGCAGAGGGCATGATTATCTCTTTGGAGACCATTGCAGAGCAGTACGGTGAATTTATATCAATTGAAGAGCATAGGAGGTGA
- the mreD gene encoding rod shape-determining protein MreD has product MTRFLIPISIFCLFLIEGTWFEILFPQENESGWVWMPRFALIGVVLTSIYRGPVAGVWAGIFVGFLYDFTYTQILGVYTFCFGFIAYMSSYSLPVVRNSYGWQWLIFFCALFVFELLIYFIYFLLGIAELSFGEFLVKRMLASWLINGAAALLLLVPFRRIFEWIEDQEKIRQR; this is encoded by the coding sequence ATGACACGCTTTCTTATCCCCATATCGATCTTTTGTTTATTTCTTATCGAAGGAACATGGTTTGAAATTCTCTTCCCTCAGGAAAATGAAAGTGGATGGGTGTGGATGCCGAGATTTGCACTCATTGGAGTGGTTTTGACCAGCATATACCGCGGGCCGGTCGCAGGAGTGTGGGCAGGTATTTTCGTTGGTTTTCTCTATGATTTCACGTACACGCAGATTCTTGGTGTTTATACATTCTGCTTTGGCTTTATTGCGTACATGAGCTCCTACTCTCTGCCAGTGGTCCGCAACAGCTATGGTTGGCAGTGGCTTATCTTCTTCTGTGCGCTTTTTGTGTTTGAACTGCTGATCTATTTTATTTATTTTTTGTTAGGCATTGCCGAACTTTCCTTTGGAGAATTTTTAGTGAAACGGATGCTCGCTTCGTGGCTTATTAACGGGGCCGCCGCTTTGCTGCTGCTCGTTCCTTTTCGCCGTATTTTTGAATGGATTGAAGACCAGGAAAAAATCAGGCAGCGATAA
- a CDS encoding MBL fold metallo-hydrolase translates to MKVTIIGFWHAFPEAGEAASGYLLEEDGFELLLDCGSGVISQLQHYTELSSIDAVLLSHYHQDHVGDFGAFQYYRLLEPVLWPKKQHEMAVYAHREDEEGFQRLFYKEAVQPIEYRAQEPFTAGPFTITPVPVKHAVPCFGFRIETAAGSLFFTADTSYMPELEQAAAHVDVLLAESSFYAGQDGSFAGHMNSEEAAILANNAEAGKLVLTHLPHFGDHAQLKREAENIFPGPVELAAGGLKINISRDS, encoded by the coding sequence ATGAAGGTAACAATTATTGGTTTTTGGCATGCCTTTCCCGAAGCAGGGGAAGCAGCCTCCGGCTATCTGCTTGAAGAGGATGGATTTGAGCTGCTGCTCGACTGCGGAAGCGGAGTGATTTCCCAGCTGCAGCATTACACAGAGCTCAGCAGCATCGACGCCGTACTGCTGTCCCATTATCATCAGGATCATGTGGGTGATTTCGGAGCTTTCCAGTACTACCGGCTGCTGGAACCTGTCCTTTGGCCAAAAAAGCAGCACGAGATGGCTGTCTACGCACACCGGGAGGATGAAGAAGGCTTTCAGCGCCTGTTTTATAAAGAAGCAGTGCAGCCGATAGAATACCGGGCACAGGAGCCATTTACCGCCGGTCCTTTTACGATCACACCAGTACCGGTAAAGCACGCTGTACCGTGCTTTGGATTCCGGATTGAAACAGCTGCCGGCAGCTTGTTTTTCACCGCGGACACGTCCTACATGCCAGAGCTTGAACAGGCCGCCGCCCACGTGGACGTGCTTTTGGCAGAATCCAGCTTTTACGCTGGCCAGGACGGCTCGTTTGCCGGTCATATGAATTCCGAGGAAGCCGCAATACTTGCCAACAATGCTGAAGCAGGCAAGCTGGTATTGACTCACCTGCCTCATTTCGGGGACCATGCACAGCTAAAAAGAGAAGCAGAAAATATATTTCCCGGCCCCGTGGAGCTCGCAGCAGGAGGGCTTAAAATAAATATCAGCCGGGACAGTTAA
- a CDS encoding rod shape-determining protein, with protein sequence MFGTRDLGIDLGTANTLVYARGEGVILREPSVVAMRTDTGNIEAVGRSAKNMIGRTPGNIKAIRPMKDGVIADFDTTATMMEYFIGQSVKKRSIFSRKPNVMVCVPSGITAVEKRAVEDATKQAGAREAYTIEEPFAAAIGADLPVWEPTGSMVVDIGGGTTEVAIISLGGIVTSQSIRIAGDEMDEAIIQYIRKTYNVMVGERTAEAIKLEVGAAAPPAENENNDTMEIRGRDVVTGLPKTVTITSEEIAGCLKDTVSTIIDTVKSTLEQTPPELAADIMDRGILLTGGGALLQHIDRVLSEETNMAVLVSEEPLDCVALGTGRALENIHLFRSKAGITSRSGRNA encoded by the coding sequence ATGTTTGGAACGAGAGACCTGGGGATCGATTTAGGTACGGCAAATACGCTCGTTTACGCGAGAGGTGAAGGAGTCATTCTTCGTGAGCCCTCGGTGGTAGCTATGCGGACAGACACGGGAAATATTGAAGCTGTAGGCCGCAGCGCGAAAAATATGATTGGGCGTACACCGGGCAACATTAAGGCAATACGTCCAATGAAGGACGGCGTCATTGCTGATTTTGACACAACGGCGACTATGATGGAATATTTTATTGGTCAGTCGGTCAAAAAACGTTCGATATTCTCAAGAAAGCCAAATGTGATGGTATGTGTGCCGTCAGGTATTACGGCAGTTGAAAAGAGGGCCGTCGAGGATGCAACCAAACAGGCTGGTGCAAGAGAGGCCTATACGATCGAAGAACCGTTTGCAGCAGCCATCGGAGCCGACCTTCCTGTGTGGGAGCCTACAGGAAGCATGGTTGTTGACATCGGGGGTGGAACAACAGAAGTGGCTATCATTTCTCTTGGTGGCATCGTCACGAGTCAATCGATCCGCATCGCCGGAGATGAAATGGATGAAGCGATCATTCAGTATATCCGGAAAACGTATAATGTCATGGTGGGAGAGCGGACAGCGGAAGCCATTAAGCTTGAAGTTGGTGCTGCGGCTCCTCCTGCGGAAAATGAAAACAATGATACGATGGAAATCCGCGGAAGAGATGTAGTGACCGGGCTTCCAAAAACAGTTACAATTACCTCTGAAGAGATTGCAGGGTGTCTGAAAGACACGGTCTCTACTATTATTGATACGGTGAAGAGTACCCTTGAACAGACTCCGCCGGAATTAGCAGCGGATATTATGGACCGTGGTATCCTGTTAACAGGAGGAGGAGCTCTTCTTCAGCACATTGACCGGGTTCTCAGTGAAGAAACGAACATGGCCGTATTAGTGTCGGAGGAGCCTTTGGATTGTGTGGCACTTGGTACAGGACGCGCGTTAGAAAATATTCATTTGTTCCGCTCAAAAGCAGGTATTACATCCCGCTCAGGCCGGAATGCTTAA
- the rpmA gene encoding 50S ribosomal protein L27, giving the protein MLKLDLQFFAQKKGVGSTKNGRDSISKRLGAKRSDGQHVTGGSILVRQRGSKIFPGNNVGKGGDDTLFSKIDGVVKFERVGKKRKRVSVYAKEA; this is encoded by the coding sequence ATGTTGAAATTAGACCTGCAGTTCTTTGCTCAGAAAAAAGGGGTAGGTAGTACAAAAAACGGTCGTGACTCCATTTCCAAGCGTTTGGGTGCCAAGCGTTCCGATGGCCAGCACGTAACCGGTGGTTCTATCCTCGTCCGCCAGCGCGGTTCGAAAATTTTCCCTGGCAATAATGTCGGTAAAGGCGGAGATGACACTCTTTTCTCCAAAATCGACGGCGTTGTGAAATTTGAGCGTGTCGGGAAAAAACGTAAACGCGTAAGCGTTTATGCAAAAGAAGCATAA
- a CDS encoding PstS family phosphate ABC transporter substrate-binding protein: MNFKKVWMVPTFATLAVFASACGGGGEESSESGSEESSGSGSEESSGEEGSGGSGDIAIDGSSTVFPIMEAVSEEFQQEHGDIEAPVGVSGSGGGFERFIAGETDLSNASRPIEQAEEDALEEAGIEYTELELAYDGLTVAVNPENDFVDNLTFEELSQIFADGSDAQNWSDIRDSWPDESIDIYAPGTDSGTYDFFSEEVLEEGDVSREAQLSEDDNVLVNGVAGSQNAIGFFGYAYYAENQDSLKAVPIVPQEGEDEGIEPSQETINDQSYPLSRPLFTYVKNESLQENEDVVEYVRFLNENAAGLAEEVGYVAAPEEVYEENTQKIDEVVNQ, from the coding sequence TTGAACTTTAAAAAGGTATGGATGGTTCCAACATTCGCTACATTGGCAGTATTTGCATCCGCATGTGGCGGAGGGGGAGAAGAAAGCTCCGAGAGTGGTTCAGAGGAAAGTTCGGGAAGCGGTTCGGAAGAAAGCTCCGGTGAGGAAGGAAGCGGGGGCTCTGGAGATATCGCTATCGACGGCTCATCTACTGTCTTTCCGATCATGGAAGCCGTATCTGAAGAGTTTCAACAGGAACATGGGGATATTGAAGCGCCTGTAGGCGTATCCGGTTCCGGGGGAGGATTTGAACGCTTTATTGCCGGCGAAACGGATTTAAGTAACGCTTCGCGCCCCATTGAACAGGCAGAAGAAGATGCGCTCGAAGAAGCAGGCATTGAATATACTGAGCTGGAATTAGCCTATGACGGACTGACCGTAGCTGTAAATCCGGAAAATGACTTTGTGGATAATCTCACCTTTGAAGAACTGTCACAGATTTTCGCTGACGGAAGCGATGCTCAAAATTGGTCGGACATTCGCGACAGCTGGCCGGACGAGTCAATTGATATTTATGCGCCGGGTACAGACTCCGGCACTTATGATTTCTTCAGTGAAGAGGTACTTGAAGAAGGCGACGTTTCTCGTGAAGCCCAGCTTTCCGAAGACGACAACGTGCTGGTAAATGGTGTAGCAGGCAGTCAGAATGCTATTGGGTTCTTTGGCTATGCATACTACGCAGAAAATCAGGATTCTCTGAAAGCAGTGCCTATCGTGCCGCAAGAGGGTGAAGATGAAGGTATTGAGCCTAGCCAGGAAACAATCAACGATCAGTCATATCCTCTCTCACGTCCGTTGTTTACGTATGTGAAAAACGAATCTCTGCAGGAAAATGAAGACGTCGTCGAATATGTGCGCTTTTTAAATGAAAATGCAGCTGGTCTCGCAGAAGAAGTAGGATATGTAGCAGCACCAGAAGAAGTGTACGAAGAAAATACTCAAAAAATTGATGAAGTAGTTAATCAATAG
- the rplU gene encoding 50S ribosomal protein L21: MYAIIETGGKQLKVEEGQTIFVEKLDVEAGNEVTFGNVVFVGGDDVKVGSPFVEGAKVTGKVERQGRNKKIIVFKFKKRKNYRRKQGHRQPYTKVTINSIDA, from the coding sequence ATGTACGCAATTATTGAAACTGGTGGAAAACAGTTAAAAGTAGAAGAAGGCCAGACTATTTTCGTTGAAAAATTAGACGTAGAAGCTGGTAATGAAGTGACGTTCGGCAATGTAGTATTTGTCGGAGGCGACGATGTGAAAGTCGGTTCTCCATTTGTTGAGGGAGCTAAAGTTACAGGCAAAGTCGAAAGACAGGGCCGTAACAAGAAAATCATCGTGTTCAAATTTAAAAAACGTAAAAACTACCGCCGTAAGCAGGGCCATCGTCAGCCTTACACAAAAGTTACAATCAACAGCATTGACGCGTAG
- the minD gene encoding septum site-determining protein MinD, translated as MGEAIVITSGKGGVGKTTTSANIGTALALQGQKVCLIDTDIGLRNLDVVMGLENRIIYDLVDAAEGRCKVQQALIRDKRFDCLHLLPAAQTKDKSAVNPEQMEEIVETLRPEYDFILIDCPAGIEQGFKNAVSGADKAIVVTTPDTAAVRDADRIIGLLENEDIEPPKLVVNRVRSDLSREGNVLDVEDVVATLAVDLLGMIVDEEHVLKAAHKGEPIAMNPNSRASLGYRNIARRLLGESVPLMAVEEKKSFFSKVKSLFGIKS; from the coding sequence GTGGGAGAGGCAATAGTAATTACATCCGGTAAAGGCGGAGTCGGGAAAACCACGACTTCCGCCAACATCGGTACAGCACTTGCACTGCAGGGACAAAAAGTATGTTTGATTGATACAGATATCGGGCTCCGGAATTTGGATGTCGTTATGGGCCTGGAAAACCGGATTATTTACGATCTGGTAGACGCTGCGGAAGGACGCTGCAAGGTTCAGCAGGCATTAATCCGGGATAAGAGGTTCGACTGCCTGCACCTGCTGCCGGCAGCACAAACAAAGGACAAATCTGCGGTGAATCCGGAACAAATGGAGGAAATCGTGGAGACGCTCCGCCCGGAATACGATTTTATTCTTATCGATTGCCCGGCCGGTATTGAGCAGGGATTCAAAAACGCTGTGTCCGGCGCGGACAAAGCGATCGTTGTTACCACTCCGGATACGGCCGCTGTGAGAGACGCCGACCGGATCATCGGTCTGCTTGAAAACGAAGACATTGAACCGCCTAAGCTGGTGGTGAACCGGGTGCGGAGTGATCTTTCCCGGGAAGGCAACGTATTGGATGTGGAAGATGTCGTAGCTACACTTGCAGTGGATCTGCTCGGCATGATTGTAGACGAAGAGCATGTGTTAAAAGCAGCACATAAAGGGGAGCCGATTGCGATGAACCCAAACAGCAGGGCTTCGCTTGGTTATCGTAATATTGCCCGCCGGCTGCTCGGGGAATCGGTGCCGCTGATGGCAGTAGAAGAAAAGAAAAGCTTTTTCTCCAAGGTAAAAAGTTTATTCGGCATAAAATCATAG